The Rhodoferax ferrireducens T118 DNA segment ACGTCCTGTCGTTGGACTTCGCCCGCCTAGAGTCCGCCGATCATCTCCGACGTTGAATGTCTGCAGTCTGGAAATTTGAAAGTCGGCTTTGGGTCTTGGATTCAACCGGTCGATGCAACACTCTAGAAATTGCATAAGCAGAAGGAGTGTTGCAGATGAAGCAAAGACCCAGGATTTACTACTCTGATAGCCAGAAGGCTCTGATGTGGGAACGCTGGAAGAAGGGTGAATCCCTTCAACAGATTGCCCAGTTATTTGATAGAAACCACTCATCTATCAGCCGCATCCTGGGTGAGACTGGTGGCATACGTCCGGCGCAGCGTTGTCGTTCCCAATTTGCTTTGAGCCTGGCTGAACGCGAAGAGATATCTCGCGCGCTGGCGGCGGGACGCTCGATCCGGTCAATTGCTTGCCTGCTTGGACGTGCGCCATCAACCGTCAGCCGTGAGATCCAGCGCAACGGTGGCCAGGGCTGCTACCGCGCGACCCTGGCCGACCAGGCTGCCTGGGATCGTGCGTGTCGCCCCAAGACCTGCAAACTGGTGGAGAAGCGAAAGCTGGCGAGCCTCGTGGCTGGTAAGCTCCAATTGCAATGGTCACCACAGCAAATTGCCGGATGGTTAAAGCAGGCTTATGCGGACGACGAGAACTATCAGGTGTCACACGAAACCATCTATCGAAGTCTCTTCATACGGGCCCGTGGTGCCCTGAAGAAAGAGCTGCTGCAACATTTGAGACGCACCAGGGCCATGCG contains these protein-coding regions:
- a CDS encoding IS30 family transposase, with product MKQRPRIYYSDSQKALMWERWKKGESLQQIAQLFDRNHSSISRILGETGGIRPAQRCRSQFALSLAEREEISRALAAGRSIRSIACLLGRAPSTVSREIQRNGGQGCYRATLADQAAWDRACRPKTCKLVEKRKLASLVAGKLQLQWSPQQIAGWLKQAYADDENYQVSHETIYRSLFIRARGALKKELLQHLRRTRAMRRSRQHIQKTDNHGKITNAVSISERPASVQDRAVPGHWEGDLLFGSLNNQIATLVERQTRYVMLVKVAHKDTQTVINALIKNARKLPQELYKSLTWDRGHEMADHKRFTLATDISVYFCDPQSPWQRGSNENTNGLLRQYFPKGIDISNYSQAQLNAVARKLNERPRKTLNYETPAERFSQLVASTD